The Paenibacillus sp. FSL R7-0204 genome includes a region encoding these proteins:
- a CDS encoding FAD:protein FMN transferase: MSEIKKTSKNKKTVVILAALVVVIAAAVVIWLTVGNNKTEDSPAATGTGDTKSLEQTFYIYDTVVNIKVFGNTVEQKNMDDIQAMLERMDIEFSRTKTNGELYAVNQAAGKEAVAVSDETLDIVKLSLKYAAEMDGLYDPTVGPLVDLWAIGEGGDHVPDQAAIDKARSLTNYKDVIVDEAAKTVKLAKEGMVLDMGGIGKGYAADRIADYLKAQGLNSAMINLGGSSIIALGNKPNGSQWNIGLQDPDQSRGTQLGTIKITDEVIDASGVYERFFMQDGVRYHHILDPRTGFPSQNGLKSITIMSPNATDADALSTGVFLMGLEEGMKYLEALPEKVEAFFITDDNKIYATSELKKRLNLTDPTYSFAN; the protein is encoded by the coding sequence ATGTCTGAAATCAAAAAAACATCTAAGAACAAAAAAACCGTTGTAATTCTGGCCGCGCTCGTCGTTGTTATCGCTGCGGCTGTGGTAATCTGGCTTACAGTAGGCAATAACAAGACTGAAGACAGCCCTGCTGCTACTGGAACCGGCGATACGAAATCCCTGGAGCAGACGTTTTATATTTATGATACCGTCGTGAATATCAAGGTGTTCGGTAACACGGTGGAGCAGAAGAATATGGACGACATTCAAGCCATGCTGGAACGGATGGACATCGAGTTCAGCCGCACCAAGACGAACGGGGAATTGTACGCAGTGAATCAGGCCGCCGGTAAGGAAGCTGTTGCTGTGTCTGATGAAACGCTGGATATCGTGAAGCTCTCCCTCAAATATGCCGCGGAAATGGACGGCCTGTATGATCCGACGGTTGGCCCGCTTGTGGATCTCTGGGCGATTGGCGAAGGCGGAGATCATGTGCCTGACCAGGCGGCGATTGACAAGGCCCGCAGCTTAACCAACTATAAGGATGTTATTGTAGATGAAGCCGCGAAGACGGTGAAGTTAGCCAAAGAAGGCATGGTGCTGGACATGGGCGGAATCGGCAAAGGCTATGCGGCTGACCGGATCGCTGACTATCTCAAGGCTCAGGGCTTGAACAGCGCGATGATCAATCTCGGCGGCAGCAGCATTATCGCCCTTGGCAATAAGCCTAATGGTTCACAGTGGAACATCGGCCTGCAGGACCCCGATCAGAGCCGGGGCACCCAGCTCGGCACGATTAAAATTACGGATGAGGTCATTGATGCTTCCGGGGTGTATGAGCGCTTCTTCATGCAGGACGGGGTGCGTTACCACCATATTCTCGACCCGCGTACAGGCTTCCCATCCCAGAATGGGCTGAAGAGTATCACTATCATGAGCCCCAATGCGACAGATGCGGACGCTCTTTCCACCGGTGTGTTCCTTATGGGCCTGGAAGAAGGCATGAAATATCTCGAAGCGCTGCCTGAGAAGGTTGAGGCCTTCTTCATTACGGACGACAACAAGATCTATGCCACCTCTGAGCTGAAAAAACGGTTGAACCTGACCGATCCGACTTATAGCTTCGCTAATTAA